The following proteins are co-located in the Colius striatus isolate bColStr4 chromosome 6, bColStr4.1.hap1, whole genome shotgun sequence genome:
- the PDHX gene encoding pyruvate dehydrogenase protein X component, mitochondrial translates to MAAALRLGCGGGKALERLLLRPWPALGAAHSAAAAGAWRWLHGSPRLLGIPGIKVLMPALSPTMEEGNIVKWLKKEGETVNAGDALCEIETDKAVVTMESSDDGILAKILVEEGSKNVRLGSLIGLLVEEGQDWKQVEIPADSGDPSSLAPPAPAPASAPADLSVTAPPKLERQPGKLQVRFSPAARHILETHGLDPSNVTPSGPRGIFTKEDALKLLQEKQKGKLGELKPMVSPVAPQPTAVPSAAQATSVTSAYPRPAVPPVSTPGQPAALGTFTEIPASNIRRVIAKRLTESKTTIPHAYAAADCDIDAILKLRDELAKDDIKVSVNDFIIKATAVTLKQMPDVNAAWDGEVCRQLQSIDISIAVATDRGLITPIIKDVAAKGITEIAASAKALAKKARDGKLLPEEYQGGSFSISNLGMFGINDFTAVINPPQACILAVGRARPELKIVEDEEGNEKLKQHQLMTVTLSSDGRVVDDELASKFLETLKANIENPMRLALC, encoded by the exons atggcggcggcgcTGCGGCTGGGCTGCGGCGGCGGGAAGGCGCTGGAGCGGCTGTTGCTGCGCCCCTGGCCCGCGCTGGGCGCCGCGCACTCCGCCGCCGCTGCGGGGGCCTGGAGGTGGCTGCACGGGAGCCCGCGGCTGCTGG GCATTCCTGGTATCAAAGTTCTCATGCCTGCACTTTCTCCTACAATGGAAGAAGGAAACATTGTGAAATGGTTAAAAAAGGAAG GTGAAACAGTGAATGCTGGAGATGCATTGTGTGAAATTGAAACAGACAAAGCGGTGGTTACCATGGAATCAAGTGATGATGGCATATTGGCTAAAATACTG GTGGAAGAAGGAAGCAAAAATGTACGCTTGGGCTCACTAATCGGTCTGCTGGTAGAGGAAGGACAGGACTGGAAGCAAGTTGAAATACCAGCTGACAGCGGTGATCCATCTTCTCTGGCCCCACCAGCACCTGCAcctgcctcagctcctgcagatCTGTCAGTCACAGCTCCACCTAAACTGGAACGTCAGCCTGGAAAACTGCA GGTTCGCTTTAGCCCTGCAGCTCGTCACATTCTGGAGACGCACGGACTAGACCCAAGCAACGTTACACCTTCTGGGCCTCGAGGAATCTTCACCAAAGA GGATGCTCTCAAACTTCTacaagagaagcagaagggaaaactCGGTGAACTGAAACCCATGGTTTCCCCAGTTGCTCCCCAGCCTACCGCAGTGCCTTCTGCTGCGCAAGCAACATCTGTGACTTCTGCTTATCCAAGGCCAGCGGTTCCACCAGTTTCTACACCAGGACAACCTGCTGCACTG GGCACATTCACAGAAATTCCAGCCAGCAACATCCGAAGAGTTATTGCTAAGAGACTAACAGAGTCTAAAACTACTATACCTCATGCATATGCTGCTGCTGACTGTGACATTGATGCTATTTTGAAATTAAGAGATGAACTGGCCAAAG atgACATTAAAGTATCAGTAAATGATTTTATTATCAAGGCAACTGCAGTTACTCTGAAG CAAATGCCAGATGTGAATGCAGCCTGGGATGGAGAagtctgcaggcagctgcagtcCATTGACATTTCTATTGCTGTGGCAACAGACCGAGGTCTCATTACACCAATCATAAAAGATGTTGCTGCCAAGGGAATAACGGAAATTGCTGCCTCTGCCAAG GCTCTAGCAAAGAAAGCAAGAGATGGAAAACTGTTACCAGAAGAGTACCAGGGAGGATCTTTTAG TATCTCCAATCTGGGCATGTTTGGTATCAATGATTTCACGGCAGTCATAAACCCCCCGCAGGCCTGCATCCTAGCTGTGGGCCGAGCAAGACCGGAGCTCAAGATTGTGGAAGATgaagaaggaaatgagaaactTAAACAGCATCAGCTCATGACAGTGACTCTTTCAAGTGATGGTCGGGTGGTAGACGATGAACTGGCATCAAAGTTTCTGGAAACATTGAAAGCCAATATAGAGAATCCAATGCGACTTGCCTTGTGTTAA